In the Kineosporiaceae bacterium genome, one interval contains:
- a CDS encoding 3-methyladenine DNA glycosylase yields the protein MNELPPPLWRARQAAHERRVDRLVGPHLARRARGEKHAVEDFLFTYYSLRPARLRRWHPGAGVTLILDDGRRESLDVAAFLARRGEAVGHFADLLRATASRPAHLGCFGLHEWAMVYKHGADDERRHPAPLRLGAAGSDAVVEAHRIRCSHFDAFRFFTPDAMGRNELQPTRERQIELEQPGCLHATMDLYKWAYKLAPATSSELIADCFELARDARALDMQASPYDVRSLGYEPIPIETAEGKAAYVVRQRELIARAEPLRARLIEVCEALLGTEALTESTTESITV from the coding sequence GTGAACGAGCTGCCACCGCCGCTGTGGCGGGCGCGACAGGCCGCCCACGAGCGCCGCGTCGACCGGCTGGTCGGCCCGCACCTCGCGCGGCGTGCCCGGGGCGAGAAGCACGCCGTCGAGGACTTCCTGTTCACGTACTACTCGCTGCGTCCGGCGCGGTTGCGCCGCTGGCATCCGGGCGCGGGTGTGACCCTGATCCTGGACGACGGCCGGCGCGAGTCGCTGGACGTCGCGGCCTTCCTGGCGCGCCGCGGCGAGGCGGTGGGACACTTCGCGGACCTGTTGCGCGCCACGGCGTCCCGCCCGGCGCACCTGGGCTGCTTCGGCCTGCACGAGTGGGCAATGGTCTACAAGCACGGCGCGGACGACGAGCGCCGACACCCGGCGCCGCTGCGGTTGGGCGCGGCCGGCAGCGACGCGGTCGTGGAGGCGCATCGGATTCGGTGCTCGCACTTCGATGCGTTCCGGTTCTTCACCCCGGATGCGATGGGCCGCAACGAGCTGCAACCCACGCGTGAGCGCCAGATCGAGCTCGAGCAGCCGGGGTGCCTGCACGCCACCATGGACCTGTACAAGTGGGCCTACAAGCTCGCCCCCGCGACGTCGTCCGAGCTGATCGCCGACTGCTTCGAACTGGCCCGCGATGCCCGCGCCCTCGACATGCAGGCCTCGCCCTACGATGTGAGATCCCTGGGATACGAACCGATCCCGATCGAGACCGCCGAGGGCAAGGCGGCCTACGTCGTCCGCCAGCGTGAGCTGATCGCCCGCGCGGAACCGTTGCGCGCCAGGCTGATCGAGGTCTGCGAGGCGCTGCTCGGCACTGAAGCCCTCACTGAATCCACCACTGAATCCATCACCGTCTGA
- the leuC gene encoding 3-isopropylmalate dehydratase large subunit, which produces MRETQAHDTRSEEHAVSSSTPDDRSQEGPGVGRTLAQKVWDAHVVRTGGGAEPDLLYIDLHLIHEVTSPQAFDGLRLAGRPVRRPDLTLATEDHNVPTTNIDQPIADPVSRTQIETLRANCAEFGVRLHALGDVEQGIVHVVGPQLGLTQPGMTVVCGDSHTSTHGAFGALAFGIGTSEVEHVMATQTLPLKPFKTMAVTVDGTLPEGATAKDIILAVIARIGTGGGQGYVIEYRGEAIRALSMEARMTVCNMSIEAGARAGMIAPDQTTFDYLQGRPHAPSGADWQAAVADWSQLHTDPDATFDAEVVLDAAELEPFVTWGTNPGQGLPLSARVPDPAAMDDESARTAAERALAYMGLTPGTPLRDVAVDTVFIGSCTNGRIEDLRAAAAVVQGRVKADSLRVLVVPGSERVRQQAEAEGLDKVFRDFGAEWRNAGCSMCLGMNPDQLAPQERSASTSNRNFEGRQGKGGRTHLVSPLVAAATAVRGTLSSPADLAPVSHP; this is translated from the coding sequence ATGCGTGAGACGCAAGCGCACGACACCCGATCGGAGGAGCACGCTGTGTCGAGCAGCACACCCGACGATCGATCGCAGGAGGGTCCAGGCGTGGGACGCACATTGGCACAGAAGGTCTGGGACGCGCACGTCGTCCGCACCGGCGGCGGGGCAGAGCCGGATCTGCTCTACATCGACCTTCACCTGATTCACGAGGTGACCAGCCCGCAGGCCTTCGACGGGCTGCGGTTGGCCGGTCGTCCGGTGCGCCGTCCCGACCTGACGCTGGCCACGGAGGACCACAACGTCCCGACCACGAACATCGACCAACCGATCGCAGACCCGGTGAGCCGCACGCAGATCGAGACGCTGCGGGCCAACTGTGCAGAGTTCGGTGTTCGGCTGCACGCGCTGGGTGATGTCGAACAGGGCATCGTGCACGTGGTCGGTCCTCAACTGGGACTGACCCAACCGGGCATGACGGTCGTGTGCGGCGACTCGCACACCTCGACCCACGGTGCCTTCGGGGCGCTGGCCTTCGGCATCGGTACCAGCGAGGTCGAGCACGTGATGGCCACGCAGACGTTGCCGCTCAAGCCGTTCAAGACCATGGCCGTCACCGTCGACGGCACGCTGCCGGAGGGCGCCACCGCCAAGGACATCATCCTCGCGGTGATCGCGCGGATCGGAACCGGTGGCGGGCAGGGCTATGTGATCGAGTACCGCGGCGAGGCGATTCGTGCCCTGTCGATGGAGGCTCGGATGACGGTGTGCAACATGTCGATCGAGGCCGGCGCCCGCGCCGGGATGATCGCCCCCGACCAGACCACCTTCGACTACCTGCAGGGCCGCCCGCATGCCCCCTCCGGCGCCGACTGGCAGGCCGCCGTGGCGGATTGGTCGCAGCTGCACACCGACCCCGACGCCACCTTCGACGCCGAGGTGGTGCTGGACGCCGCCGAGCTCGAGCCCTTCGTCACCTGGGGAACCAATCCGGGGCAGGGGCTTCCGTTGTCGGCTCGGGTTCCCGACCCGGCAGCGATGGACGACGAGAGTGCGCGCACGGCGGCCGAGCGGGCCTTGGCGTACATGGGCCTGACCCCGGGAACCCCCTTGCGGGACGTGGCCGTGGACACCGTGTTCATCGGCTCGTGCACCAACGGCCGGATCGAGGACCTGCGTGCCGCGGCGGCCGTGGTCCAGGGCCGGGTCAAGGCCGACAGCCTTCGCGTGCTGGTGGTGCCCGGTTCGGAACGCGTACGTCAGCAGGCCGAGGCGGAAGGTCTGGACAAGGTGTTCCGTGACTTCGGGGCCGAGTGGCGCAACGCCGGGTGCTCGATGTGCCTGGGCATGAACCCCGATCAGTTGGCGCCGCAGGAGCGGTCGGCGTCGACCTCCAACCGCAACTTCGAGGGACGACAGGGCAAGGGCGGTCGCACCCACCTGGTCTCGCCACTGGTGGCAGCGGCCACCGCCGTGCGGGGCACGTTGTCGAGCCCGGCCGATCTCGCCCCCGTCTCGCACCCCTGA
- a CDS encoding IclR family transcriptional regulator: protein MDSATAPLPADGLDRSGSGVGVLDKAAVVLGALEAGPCSLAQLVSATGLARPTAHRLAVALEHHRLVSRDLQGRFILGPRLAELASAAGEDRLLAAAGPVLTALRDHTGESAQLYRRQGDARVCVAAAERPMGLRDSIPVGSSLSMLAGSAAQVLLAWEEPDRLHRGLHGARFTATTLSGVRRRGWAQSLSEREAGVASVSAPVRGPSGRVVAAVSISGPIERFTRQPGRQHAAAVVSAAAQLTAVLRSAT, encoded by the coding sequence ATGGACTCCGCCACTGCTCCCCTGCCAGCCGACGGCCTCGACCGGTCCGGCAGCGGAGTCGGCGTCCTCGACAAGGCGGCCGTCGTCCTGGGGGCGCTCGAGGCGGGCCCGTGCTCTCTGGCACAACTGGTCTCGGCCACCGGGCTGGCCCGCCCGACCGCCCACCGGCTGGCCGTGGCGTTGGAACACCACCGACTGGTCTCCCGTGATCTGCAGGGGCGGTTCATCCTCGGGCCCCGGTTGGCCGAGCTGGCCTCCGCCGCGGGTGAGGACCGGCTGCTCGCCGCCGCCGGGCCGGTGCTGACCGCCCTACGCGACCACACCGGGGAATCGGCTCAGCTCTACCGCCGCCAGGGCGATGCCCGGGTGTGCGTCGCCGCGGCCGAGCGTCCGATGGGCCTGCGGGACTCGATCCCGGTGGGTTCGTCGCTGTCGATGCTGGCGGGCTCGGCGGCCCAGGTCCTGCTCGCCTGGGAGGAACCCGACCGGTTGCACCGTGGCCTGCACGGCGCGCGGTTCACGGCGACCACGCTGTCCGGGGTGCGTCGTCGTGGCTGGGCACAGTCCCTCAGCGAGCGCGAGGCAGGTGTCGCCTCGGTGTCCGCCCCGGTGCGCGGCCCCTCGGGTCGGGTGGTCGCGGCCGTGTCGATCTCGGGCCCGATCGAGCGGTTCACCCGCCAGCCCGGCCGACAGCACGCCGCCGCCGTGGTCTCGGCTGCCGCCCAGTTGACCGCGGTGCTGCGCTCGGCGACCTGA
- a CDS encoding universal stress protein, with product MTHTPFLVMGDDGSDQADRAWRWVDAQDWDGWRVEVITADDDPAKIPTTPELAAARPWLPPTPRTPADPTRLGGGVQHLVAIGDPRLVLLGFPDAELLVIGARGAGRMPVTLGSTADSLLHGPPCPLVIARDDRPVRRVLVGADGSADAEAAAARFARLPWAARTRVQVLSVADGRTDPVASSSAMVALLSEAGLVTEVVPTSRGREDPRSALVEAARSVDLVVMGTRGVGVGLVRRFLGGSVATHLAHHAPCSVLIAESDRRRA from the coding sequence ATGGGTGACGACGGGTCGGACCAGGCCGACCGTGCGTGGCGGTGGGTCGACGCCCAGGACTGGGACGGCTGGCGGGTCGAGGTGATCACCGCCGACGACGATCCGGCGAAGATCCCCACCACCCCCGAGCTGGCGGCCGCGCGCCCCTGGCTACCACCGACGCCACGTACGCCGGCCGATCCCACCCGGCTCGGCGGGGGAGTACAGCACCTGGTGGCGATCGGCGATCCGCGGTTGGTGCTGCTCGGCTTCCCGGACGCCGAACTGCTGGTGATCGGGGCGCGTGGAGCCGGGCGAATGCCGGTGACCCTGGGCAGCACGGCGGACTCGTTGCTCCACGGGCCGCCCTGCCCGCTGGTGATCGCGCGGGATGACCGGCCGGTGCGCCGGGTGCTGGTGGGTGCCGACGGCTCGGCCGATGCCGAGGCGGCGGCGGCGAGATTTGCCCGCTTGCCCTGGGCCGCCCGGACGAGGGTGCAGGTGCTGAGCGTGGCCGACGGCCGCACCGACCCGGTGGCCTCGTCGTCGGCGATGGTGGCACTCCTGAGCGAGGCGGGTCTCGTGACCGAGGTCGTCCCGACCTCGCGAGGCCGAGAGGACCCCCGCTCCGCCCTCGTCGAGGCAGCACGGTCCGTCGACCTGGTGGTCATGGGCACGCGAGGCGTGGGTGTCGGGCTGGTGCGGCGGTTCCTGGGTGGTTCCGTCGCGACCCATCTCGCCCACCACGCGCCCTGCTCGGTGTTGATCGCCGAGTCGGATCGCCGTCGGGCCTGA
- a CDS encoding citramalate synthase, with protein MSPTSPLQVYDTTLRDGAQQEGLSLSVADKLTIATHLDDLGVGFIEGGWPGAIPKDTEFFRRAADELRLKNARLTAFGATRKAGVVAADDPQVRALLDSLAPVVTLVAKSDIRHVERALRTTGAENLAMVRDTVAFLVGEGRRVFLDAEHFFDGYRADAAYAVEVLRTAVEAGAEVVALCDTNGGMLPVEIADVVAAVAAASGAPLGIHCHNDTGCAVANSLAAVDAGVVQVQGTLNGYGERTGNADLLAVIANLELKLGRQVLPAGKLAEATRIAHAVSEVTNVPPYSRQPYVGASAFAHKAGLHASAIKVDPDLYQHADPTTVGNDMRMLVSDMAGRASIELKGRELGYDLAGQGDLVTRITERVKSLEAAGYTFEAADASFELLLREEADGARLAFFDVESWRVITESRPGVDALSEATVKLLAGGARQVAVGEGNGPVNALDQALRGALLPVYPELAKLQLIDFKVRILDASSGTDAITRVLIETADSKGTWTTVGVGANIVEASWQSLVDGLTYGLMRAGVSPR; from the coding sequence ATGAGCCCGACCAGCCCCTTGCAGGTCTACGACACGACCCTGCGCGACGGTGCCCAGCAGGAGGGTCTGAGCCTGTCGGTGGCCGACAAGCTCACCATCGCCACCCACCTGGACGATCTGGGCGTCGGCTTCATCGAGGGCGGGTGGCCGGGCGCGATCCCCAAGGACACCGAGTTCTTCCGCCGCGCGGCCGACGAGCTGCGGCTGAAGAACGCTCGGCTCACCGCGTTCGGTGCCACTCGCAAGGCCGGTGTCGTCGCGGCCGACGACCCGCAGGTGCGGGCGTTGCTCGATTCGCTGGCACCGGTGGTGACCCTGGTGGCCAAGAGCGACATCCGCCACGTCGAGCGGGCACTGCGCACCACGGGCGCCGAGAACCTGGCCATGGTGCGCGACACCGTCGCGTTCCTCGTCGGCGAGGGCCGGCGGGTGTTCCTGGACGCCGAGCATTTCTTCGACGGGTACCGGGCCGATGCCGCCTACGCGGTCGAGGTGCTGCGGACGGCGGTCGAGGCCGGCGCCGAGGTGGTCGCGCTGTGCGACACCAACGGCGGCATGCTGCCGGTCGAGATCGCGGACGTCGTGGCTGCGGTGGCCGCCGCCAGCGGTGCGCCGCTGGGGATCCACTGCCACAACGACACCGGCTGCGCCGTGGCGAACTCGCTCGCCGCGGTGGACGCGGGCGTCGTCCAGGTGCAGGGCACCCTGAACGGGTACGGCGAGCGGACCGGCAACGCCGACCTGCTCGCGGTGATCGCCAACCTGGAACTCAAGCTCGGCCGGCAGGTGCTGCCGGCCGGAAAGCTCGCTGAGGCAACGCGTATCGCGCATGCCGTCAGCGAGGTCACGAATGTCCCGCCGTACTCCAGGCAGCCGTATGTCGGTGCGAGCGCCTTTGCCCACAAGGCAGGCCTGCACGCTTCAGCGATCAAGGTTGATCCCGATCTCTATCAGCACGCCGACCCCACGACGGTCGGCAACGACATGCGCATGCTGGTCTCCGACATGGCAGGGCGCGCCTCGATCGAGCTGAAGGGGCGCGAGTTGGGGTACGACCTGGCAGGTCAGGGCGACCTGGTCACTCGGATCACCGAGAGGGTCAAGTCCCTGGAGGCGGCGGGCTACACGTTCGAGGCGGCGGACGCCTCGTTCGAGTTGTTGTTGCGTGAAGAGGCGGACGGCGCGCGCCTGGCCTTCTTCGACGTGGAGAGCTGGCGTGTGATCACCGAGTCGCGTCCGGGCGTCGATGCCCTGAGTGAGGCCACCGTCAAGTTGCTCGCCGGCGGTGCGCGGCAGGTCGCGGTGGGAGAGGGCAACGGCCCGGTGAATGCCCTCGACCAGGCCTTGCGCGGGGCGTTGCTGCCGGTCTACCCGGAGCTGGCCAAGCTGCAGCTGATCGACTTCAAGGTGCGCATCCTGGATGCCTCCTCCGGCACCGACGCGATCACCCGGGTACTGATCGAGACCGCGGACAGCAAGGGCACCTGGACGACGGTCGGCGTCGGCGCGAACATCGTCGAGGCGTCCTGGCAGTCGTTGGTCGACGGCCTCACGTACGGCCTGATGCGCGCCGGAGTCTCCCCCCGCTGA
- a CDS encoding PspC domain-containing protein, which produces MTNSAQRTLSRSDNRVVGGVCSGLADYFGIDVTLVRIVTAVLVIFGGAGVPLYLAAWLIMPDGRGDMIAARVAGKVQAKMENRGAPVQVPNPYAPNGHVPDAESTRPSSASAPAPSTAADTAHEPPAV; this is translated from the coding sequence ATGACGAACTCCGCACAGCGCACTCTCAGCCGCAGCGACAACCGGGTGGTGGGCGGTGTCTGCTCGGGCCTCGCCGACTACTTCGGCATCGATGTCACCCTGGTTCGCATCGTGACCGCGGTCCTGGTGATCTTCGGTGGCGCCGGCGTACCGCTCTATCTCGCCGCCTGGCTGATCATGCCCGACGGCCGGGGCGACATGATCGCCGCCCGGGTCGCCGGCAAGGTCCAGGCCAAGATGGAGAACCGCGGCGCACCGGTCCAGGTCCCGAACCCCTACGCCCCCAACGGCCACGTGCCGGACGCCGAGTCCACGCGGCCGTCGTCCGCCTCGGCACCCGCGCCGAGTACGGCCGCCGACACCGCGCACGAGCCGCCGGCGGTGTGA
- a CDS encoding glutamate--tRNA ligase, protein MTENPVNTANSANTVNTDVSRPTADPAAAAAPTAPSPVRVRFCPSPTGTPHVGLIRTALFNWAYARHTGGTFVFRIEDTDAARDSEESYAQLLDALRWLGLDWDEGVEVGGPHEPYRQSLRGELYADVLARLVAGGHVYESFSSPEEIEARHRAAGRDPKMGYDNHDRDLTAAQRDAFRAQGREPVLRLRMPAQDITFDDLVRGQVTFKAGTVPDFVVARAGGQPLYTLVNPVDDALMGITHVLRGEDLLSSTPRQIALYQALIAIGVTSFVPRFAHLPMVLGEGTRKLSKRDPQSNLFHHRDRGFVPEGLLNYLALLGWAIAEDRDIFSMDEMAKAFDIADVNGNPARFDQAKADAINAEHLRRLEAADFAARLVPYLHTAALLSTADAAALTAREREILTAAAPLIQTRIQVLSEASGMLGFLFTADGDLEIADDALAQVTKDAATSVAVLDAAASALGSLAAADWQVEAIEAALRGAIIDGLGFKPKVAFTPLRVAVSGRRISPPLFESMQILGSSATLARLAALRTRLA, encoded by the coding sequence ATGACCGAGAACCCTGTGAACACCGCGAACTCCGCGAACACCGTGAACACCGACGTCAGCCGCCCCACTGCTGACCCGGCTGCCGCCGCTGCGCCGACCGCTCCGTCCCCGGTCCGCGTCCGGTTCTGCCCCTCACCGACCGGGACGCCGCACGTCGGCCTGATCCGCACCGCGCTGTTCAACTGGGCCTATGCCCGTCACACCGGCGGCACCTTCGTGTTCCGCATCGAGGACACCGACGCCGCTCGGGACAGCGAGGAGTCCTATGCCCAACTGCTCGACGCGCTGCGGTGGCTGGGGCTGGACTGGGACGAGGGCGTCGAGGTGGGTGGCCCCCACGAGCCGTACCGGCAGAGCCTGCGGGGCGAGCTCTACGCCGACGTGCTGGCCCGCCTGGTGGCCGGGGGACACGTCTACGAGTCGTTCTCGAGCCCGGAGGAGATCGAGGCGCGTCACCGCGCCGCAGGGCGTGACCCGAAGATGGGCTACGACAACCACGATCGCGACCTGACCGCCGCCCAGCGCGACGCGTTCCGGGCGCAGGGCCGTGAGCCCGTGCTGCGGCTGCGGATGCCCGCGCAGGACATCACCTTCGACGATCTGGTGCGCGGGCAGGTCACCTTCAAGGCCGGCACGGTGCCCGACTTCGTGGTCGCCCGCGCCGGGGGCCAGCCGCTCTACACCCTGGTCAACCCGGTGGACGACGCCCTGATGGGCATCACCCACGTGCTGCGTGGCGAGGACCTGCTCTCGTCCACGCCACGCCAGATCGCTTTGTACCAGGCGCTGATCGCCATCGGTGTCACCAGCTTCGTGCCCCGCTTCGCCCACCTGCCGATGGTGCTGGGGGAGGGCACGCGCAAGCTGTCCAAGCGCGACCCGCAGTCGAACCTGTTCCATCACCGCGATCGCGGTTTCGTGCCCGAGGGCCTGCTGAACTACCTGGCCCTGCTGGGCTGGGCGATCGCCGAGGACCGCGACATCTTCAGCATGGACGAGATGGCCAAGGCCTTCGACATCGCCGACGTCAACGGCAACCCGGCCCGATTCGACCAGGCCAAGGCCGACGCCATCAACGCCGAGCACCTGCGACGGCTGGAGGCGGCCGACTTCGCCGCGCGACTGGTGCCCTACCTGCACACCGCCGCGCTGCTGAGCACTGCGGACGCTGCCGCGCTCACCGCCCGCGAGCGCGAGATCCTCACCGCCGCAGCCCCGCTGATCCAGACCCGGATCCAGGTGTTGAGCGAGGCGTCCGGCATGCTCGGCTTCCTGTTCACCGCCGACGGTGACCTCGAGATCGCCGACGATGCGCTCGCCCAGGTGACCAAGGACGCCGCCACCTCGGTGGCCGTCCTGGACGCCGCGGCGTCCGCGCTCGGCTCGCTCGCCGCCGCGGACTGGCAGGTCGAGGCCATCGAGGCGGCACTGCGCGGGGCGATCATCGACGGGTTGGGCTTCAAGCCCAAGGTGGCGTTCACCCCGCTGCGCGTCGCGGTCAGTGGGCGCCGGATCTCGCCGCCGCTGTTCGAGTCGATGCAGATCCTGGGCAGCTCCGCGACGCTGGCCCGGTTGGCTGCATTGCGCACCAGGCTGGCCTGA
- a CDS encoding fumarylacetoacetate hydrolase family protein, whose product MRIARFTTGEDYRFAVVQEAGDAGDGIEQLAVISADPLIAPITYTGEVVPLDDAVRLLAPVIPRSKVIGIGKNYVDHAAEMGSDVPEEPLAFLKPNTSVIGPGDPVVLPPQSAEVHYEGELAVVIGRLCRDVPRERVAEVILGYTCANDVTARDLQRKDGQWWRAKGFDTFCPLGPYLVTGLDLDTAGDLALTTRRDGEVVQQARTSQMVFDIATLVVHVSSVMTLLPGDVILTGTPAGVGPVTAGQRVEVEIEGLGVLSNPMVRR is encoded by the coding sequence GTGCGTATCGCGAGATTCACCACGGGTGAGGACTACCGCTTCGCCGTCGTCCAGGAGGCTGGGGACGCCGGTGACGGCATCGAGCAGCTCGCTGTGATCAGCGCTGACCCGCTCATCGCCCCGATCACCTACACCGGCGAGGTGGTGCCGCTGGACGACGCCGTGCGGCTGCTGGCGCCGGTGATCCCGCGCAGCAAGGTGATCGGCATCGGCAAGAACTACGTCGACCACGCTGCCGAGATGGGCAGCGACGTCCCCGAGGAACCGCTGGCCTTCCTGAAGCCGAACACCTCGGTGATCGGCCCGGGCGACCCGGTGGTGCTGCCGCCGCAGAGCGCCGAGGTGCACTACGAGGGTGAACTGGCCGTCGTGATCGGACGCCTGTGCAGGGACGTGCCGCGCGAGCGGGTGGCCGAGGTGATCCTCGGCTACACCTGTGCCAACGACGTCACCGCCCGCGACCTACAGCGCAAGGACGGCCAGTGGTGGCGCGCCAAGGGGTTCGACACGTTCTGCCCGCTCGGCCCCTACCTGGTGACCGGTCTCGATCTGGACACCGCCGGCGATCTGGCGTTGACCACCCGCCGCGACGGTGAGGTGGTGCAGCAGGCGCGCACCTCGCAGATGGTCTTCGACATCGCCACCCTGGTCGTGCACGTCAGCTCGGTCATGACGCTGCTGCCCGGCGACGTGATCCTGACCGGCACCCCGGCGGGGGTCGGTCCGGTCACGGCCGGGCAGCGGGTCGAGGTCGAGATCGAGGGACTGGGCGTGTTGTCGAATCCGATGGTGCGCCGCTGA
- a CDS encoding HAD-IA family hydrolase: MTGSRPPSPDRAGVLLDLDDTLVDTRYAFGRAISAIVATWLPHLDAEGEAAALQHWVRDAGGHFRAYTRGESSFAEQRHRRAVALHAAFDGPTLSVADQHRWSEAYDVAFREAWRLFPDAVPLLERLELLGLPYGLVTNAGAAYQRDKLQRVGLADRFEVMVAVDDLGVGKPDPRVFHLACERLGVSPGRSLYLGDEPDADARGARAAGLVGVWLDRSWGGRGDRDGQPTPDDVPVVGSLLELADLLDAGAFPTLVRI; this comes from the coding sequence GTGACCGGCAGCCGGCCGCCGTCACCCGACCGGGCGGGGGTGCTGCTGGATCTCGACGACACCCTGGTCGACACCCGGTATGCCTTCGGACGGGCGATCAGCGCGATCGTGGCCACCTGGTTGCCTCATCTGGACGCCGAGGGTGAGGCGGCCGCGTTGCAGCACTGGGTGCGCGACGCCGGAGGGCACTTCCGGGCGTACACCCGCGGTGAGTCGAGCTTCGCCGAGCAACGGCATCGCCGCGCGGTGGCCTTACATGCGGCCTTCGACGGCCCCACGCTCTCGGTCGCCGACCAACATCGCTGGAGCGAGGCCTACGACGTGGCCTTCCGTGAGGCCTGGCGGCTCTTCCCCGACGCCGTGCCGCTGCTGGAGCGCCTGGAGCTCCTGGGCCTGCCCTACGGGCTGGTGACCAATGCCGGCGCCGCCTATCAACGCGACAAGCTGCAACGGGTCGGTCTGGCGGATCGGTTCGAGGTGATGGTCGCCGTCGACGACCTGGGCGTCGGGAAGCCCGATCCCCGGGTGTTCCACCTGGCGTGTGAGCGTCTCGGGGTCAGCCCGGGCCGCAGCCTGTATCTGGGGGACGAACCGGACGCCGACGCGCGCGGTGCCCGGGCGGCCGGCCTGGTCGGGGTGTGGCTCGACCGCAGCTGGGGAGGCCGGGGTGACCGGGACGGCCAGCCCACCCCGGACGACGTGCCGGTGGTCGGTTCACTGCTCGAGCTCGCCGATCTGCTGGACGCCGGCGCGTTCCCCACCCTGGTGAGGATCTGA
- a CDS encoding CPBP family intramembrane metalloprotease: MSLRAPDPIGPPSAVGSPAPWVALPAGPPQAWLARPYSQLLRGPNHRWWRPLVSLAIAAGATFAVLVLSWVVTAALLMGQSAGSDGSGAAPSDAEYDRWAISPTGVLVTNLVLAALIVVAQAAVWGGHGWRPRWLASVTGGVRWAWLVTSYLVSLLVLVIADALLLALDGDLTWQPESQAGLYAVIVITTTPLQAAGEEYLFRGWLTQAIGAWIPRAEVGAIVAALVSGTLFALAHGQQDPWLFADRFVFGLAASWLVWRTGGLEASIAMHGANNVIAFAYSVGSGHLEEMLDATTSTPESFVADLVLMVLTAVVLDRLARRRAVPRLFHPPMRAW; the protein is encoded by the coding sequence ATGAGCCTGCGCGCGCCGGATCCGATCGGCCCACCGTCGGCCGTCGGTTCACCGGCCCCGTGGGTGGCGTTGCCCGCCGGCCCGCCGCAGGCCTGGCTCGCCCGGCCCTACTCGCAGCTGTTGCGGGGGCCGAACCACCGCTGGTGGCGCCCCCTGGTGAGCCTGGCCATCGCCGCCGGGGCCACCTTCGCCGTCCTGGTGCTCTCGTGGGTGGTGACGGCCGCCCTGCTGATGGGGCAGTCGGCCGGGTCCGACGGGTCCGGCGCGGCGCCCTCGGACGCCGAGTACGACCGGTGGGCCATCTCGCCCACCGGCGTGCTGGTGACCAATCTGGTGCTGGCGGCCCTGATCGTGGTGGCCCAGGCTGCCGTCTGGGGCGGTCATGGGTGGCGGCCGAGGTGGCTCGCCTCGGTCACCGGCGGCGTCCGGTGGGCCTGGTTGGTGACCAGCTACCTGGTCAGTCTGCTCGTCCTGGTGATCGCCGATGCACTGTTGCTGGCCCTCGACGGTGACCTGACCTGGCAGCCGGAGAGCCAGGCGGGCCTCTACGCGGTGATCGTGATCACGACCACGCCCCTTCAGGCTGCCGGTGAGGAGTACCTCTTCCGCGGCTGGTTGACGCAGGCCATCGGCGCCTGGATCCCGCGGGCCGAGGTGGGCGCGATCGTGGCGGCCCTCGTCTCGGGCACCCTGTTCGCCCTGGCCCACGGCCAGCAGGACCCCTGGCTGTTCGCCGACCGGTTCGTGTTCGGATTGGCGGCCTCGTGGCTGGTCTGGCGCACCGGGGGGCTGGAGGCCTCGATCGCGATGCACGGCGCGAACAACGTGATCGCCTTCGCCTACTCGGTGGGCAGCGGTCACCTGGAGGAGATGCTCGACGCCACGACGTCGACCCCGGAATCGTTCGTCGCCGACCTGGTGCTGATGGTGCTGACCGCCGTGGTGCTCGACCGACTCGCCCGTCGCCGGGCGGTGCCGCGGCTGTTCCACCCCCCGATGCGGGCCTGGTGA
- a CDS encoding helix-turn-helix transcriptional regulator translates to MSGKIDTRIVVKTTADGRVNAVRGHRQLAGLTQAQLATACEVSRQTVVAIEAGDYAPSVYLALRLATVLGTTVETLFAPSDAGVGP, encoded by the coding sequence ATGTCAGGTAAGATTGACACTCGAATCGTGGTCAAGACGACGGCGGACGGGCGCGTGAACGCGGTGCGTGGGCACCGTCAGCTCGCCGGCCTCACACAGGCTCAACTCGCCACCGCGTGCGAGGTCAGCCGGCAGACCGTCGTGGCAATCGAGGCGGGCGACTACGCCCCCTCGGTCTATCTCGCCTTGCGCCTGGCCACTGTGCTGGGAACGACGGTCGAGACCCTGTTCGCGCCATCAGATGCGGGGGTAGGTCCATGA